The following proteins are encoded in a genomic region of Paenibacillus sp. FSL R7-0273:
- a CDS encoding ATP-binding cassette domain-containing protein, protein MSGSNQEYIVISGARENNLKNVSLRIPKRKITIFTGVSGSGKSSIVFDTIAAESSRLLNENFSMFVRTFLPKFPQPDTDAIENLSMAVIVDQKRLGGGSHSTMGTITDISPILRLLFSRVGQPHIGGSNMFSFNDPQGMCPECSGIGRRLGVDMDKALDLGKSLNEGAILLPDYSVGGWEWNMIVQAGDFDLDKRLSDYSEAELDQLLYAKARKVKMDFAGKATNITVEGVIEKFAGKYIRQDVKMKSERTQKMVAPFITEGPCPSCHGARLSQAALGCRINGYNIAELSSMEVGGLIRTIREISDPAAAPAVKSLAERLQHLVDIGLDYLTLDRETDTLSGGESQRVKMVKHLSGSLVDVTYIFDEPSVGLHPRDVHRLNELLQKLRDKGNTVIVVEHDPDVIKVADHIVDVGPHAGSRGGSIVYEGSYEGLLESGTLTGTHLKRPLQLKQKHRQAGGKLPVKAASLHNLQNVSVDIPAGILTVVTGVAGSGKSTLINDVFLSSHPEAIVIDQSAIGVSTRSNPATYTGIMDDVRKAFAAANKVSPGLFSFNSKGACENCQGLGVVYADMAILDTIKLPCEVCGGRRFKEEVLAYKLNGKSIAEVLEMTVEQALEFFELKEVRRKLQALSDVGLSYITLGQPLSTLSGGECQRIKLASELHKQGSIYVMDEPTTGLHMSDIGHLLEIMDRLVDAGNTVIVIEHNLEVISQADWIIDMGPDGGSRGGQVVFEGTPDRIREAAESITGKYLN, encoded by the coding sequence ATGAGCGGGTCAAACCAGGAGTACATCGTTATATCAGGTGCGAGGGAAAATAACCTCAAAAATGTTTCATTGCGCATCCCTAAGCGGAAGATTACTATTTTTACAGGTGTCTCCGGCTCAGGCAAGTCCTCGATTGTATTTGATACGATTGCTGCTGAATCCTCGCGGCTGCTGAATGAGAACTTCAGCATGTTCGTGCGCACCTTTCTGCCCAAATTTCCGCAGCCGGATACAGATGCTATCGAGAATCTGAGTATGGCCGTCATTGTTGACCAGAAGCGGCTGGGCGGAGGCTCTCATTCCACGATGGGGACAATTACTGATATATCTCCGATACTGCGTCTGCTGTTCTCGCGGGTGGGACAGCCGCATATCGGAGGGTCGAATATGTTCTCCTTCAATGATCCGCAGGGGATGTGCCCTGAATGCAGCGGCATCGGCCGCCGGCTTGGCGTCGATATGGACAAGGCGCTGGATCTGGGGAAGTCACTTAATGAAGGCGCTATTCTGCTGCCGGATTATTCGGTGGGCGGCTGGGAATGGAATATGATCGTCCAGGCCGGGGATTTCGATCTCGACAAGCGGCTGAGTGACTATTCGGAAGCTGAGCTGGACCAGCTGCTGTATGCCAAAGCCAGAAAGGTTAAGATGGATTTCGCAGGCAAAGCCACGAATATCACCGTTGAAGGCGTTATAGAAAAGTTTGCAGGCAAATACATCAGGCAGGATGTCAAAATGAAATCCGAGCGCACGCAGAAAATGGTAGCCCCGTTCATTACCGAGGGACCGTGTCCAAGCTGCCACGGGGCAAGACTGAGCCAGGCGGCACTGGGCTGCCGGATCAACGGCTACAACATCGCCGAGCTGTCTTCAATGGAGGTTGGCGGGCTGATCCGTACCATCCGGGAGATTAGTGATCCGGCCGCAGCGCCGGCCGTCAAATCGCTGGCCGAGCGGCTGCAGCATCTGGTGGATATCGGGCTTGATTATTTGACGCTGGACCGTGAGACGGATACTCTCTCCGGCGGGGAGTCCCAGCGGGTTAAGATGGTGAAGCACCTAAGCGGAAGCCTTGTGGATGTAACTTATATCTTTGACGAGCCGAGCGTCGGCCTGCATCCCCGTGATGTGCACCGTCTGAACGAGCTGCTGCAGAAGCTGCGCGATAAGGGCAATACGGTAATTGTCGTTGAGCATGATCCCGATGTCATCAAGGTGGCCGATCATATCGTAGATGTCGGACCTCATGCCGGAAGCCGCGGCGGCAGCATTGTCTATGAAGGCAGCTACGAAGGGCTGCTGGAATCAGGCACGTTAACAGGCACGCATCTGAAGCGTCCGCTGCAATTGAAGCAGAAGCACAGGCAGGCTGGCGGTAAATTGCCGGTCAAGGCTGCGTCCTTGCATAATTTGCAGAATGTCTCCGTGGACATTCCGGCAGGGATTCTGACCGTCGTGACCGGGGTAGCCGGTTCAGGCAAAAGTACACTGATTAATGATGTCTTTCTCAGCAGCCATCCGGAGGCCATCGTAATCGACCAGTCAGCGATCGGCGTATCCACCCGCTCAAATCCGGCTACCTACACTGGCATCATGGATGATGTGCGCAAGGCTTTTGCCGCTGCTAACAAGGTCAGCCCCGGCTTATTCAGCTTCAACTCCAAAGGAGCCTGCGAGAACTGCCAGGGGCTTGGTGTGGTCTATGCCGATATGGCTATCCTGGATACGATAAAGCTTCCGTGTGAGGTATGCGGCGGGAGACGCTTCAAGGAGGAGGTGCTTGCTTACAAGCTGAACGGCAAATCGATTGCCGAGGTGCTTGAGATGACTGTGGAGCAGGCACTGGAATTCTTCGAGCTCAAGGAGGTCCGGCGCAAGCTGCAGGCGCTGAGCGATGTCGGACTGTCCTATATTACACTCGGCCAGCCGCTCAGCACCCTGTCAGGCGGGGAATGCCAGCGGATCAAGCTGGCCAGCGAGCTGCACAAGCAGGGCAGCATCTATGTAATGGACGAGCCGACGACCGGGCTGCATATGTCTGACATCGGCCATTTGCTGGAGATTATGGACCGGCTTGTAGACGCAGGCAACACCGTGATTGTCATCGAGCATAATCTGGAGGTCATCAGCCAGGCCGACTGGATCATTGATATGGGACCGGACGGCGGCAGCCGGGGCGGGCAGGTCGTGTTCGAAGGTACGCCTGACCGGATCAGGGAAGCGGCAGAATCTATTACCGGCAAGTACTTGAATTAA
- a CDS encoding ROK family transcriptional regulator, whose amino-acid sequence MAAQRLNSMDVKKINRNAIYRYLYYNPSTSIQEIASAVNLSLPTVTQNLKELQERELIIETGLFESTGGRKAKAMACNSTAKYSIGLDVTRNHVGMVAIDLSGRIVRNVRHQYPFANTGTYFQGVGRLVEEFVAECGIEPGTILGVGIALPAILEAGRQTVSYATVIDFKGGNVRQFAEHIPYECVLSNDANAAGFAELWGEQDLNNVVYLSLNNSVGGSIIVDNQIYAGQNHRSGEFGHMTIVPGGHTCYCGQKGCVDAYCSAKILSDSTQGSISEFFRLLRTGHEPQKKLWEEYLVYLVVAINNLRMLYDCDVILGGYAGAYMEEYIDSLQELVALKNTFEADGSYLRVCKYKLEATAVGAALELVAGFIDSI is encoded by the coding sequence ATGGCAGCACAACGCTTGAATAGCATGGATGTAAAAAAAATAAACCGGAACGCCATATACCGTTACCTGTATTATAATCCTTCGACCTCCATTCAGGAAATTGCCTCGGCAGTGAACCTGAGTCTTCCGACGGTTACCCAGAATCTCAAAGAGCTGCAGGAGCGTGAGCTGATCATTGAGACTGGGTTGTTTGAATCCACCGGAGGACGGAAGGCAAAGGCCATGGCCTGCAACAGCACGGCTAAATACAGCATCGGGCTGGATGTGACCCGGAACCATGTCGGAATGGTTGCCATTGATCTGAGCGGGAGGATCGTGAGGAATGTCCGTCACCAGTATCCTTTTGCCAATACCGGAACGTACTTTCAGGGAGTGGGCAGGCTGGTGGAGGAATTTGTGGCAGAGTGCGGCATTGAACCCGGCACAATCCTCGGTGTCGGCATTGCCCTTCCGGCCATACTTGAGGCTGGCCGCCAGACGGTCAGCTACGCTACAGTCATAGACTTCAAAGGCGGAAATGTCCGTCAGTTTGCGGAGCATATTCCTTACGAATGCGTATTGAGCAACGATGCCAATGCAGCGGGCTTCGCCGAATTATGGGGAGAGCAGGATCTCAATAATGTCGTCTACCTCTCGCTGAACAACAGTGTCGGCGGCTCGATCATTGTCGATAACCAGATTTATGCCGGCCAGAATCACCGCAGCGGTGAATTCGGGCATATGACGATTGTTCCAGGCGGGCATACCTGCTACTGCGGGCAGAAGGGCTGCGTCGATGCCTATTGCTCGGCCAAAATTCTGTCAGACAGCACACAGGGTAGTATCTCTGAATTTTTCCGGCTGCTGCGCACCGGTCATGAGCCGCAGAAAAAGCTTTGGGAGGAATACCTTGTCTATTTGGTTGTGGCGATCAACAATCTGCGGATGCTCTACGATTGCGATGTCATTCTGGGCGGTTATGCCGGTGCGTACATGGAAGAATACATCGATAGCCTGCAGGAGCTTGTTGCGCTTAAGAACACCTTTGAAGCAGATGGCTCCTACCTGCGGGTCTGCAAATACAAGCTGGAGGCTACAGCGGTAGGCGCTGCACTGGAGCTTGTTGCCGGGTTTATCGACAGCATCTGA
- a CDS encoding sugar ABC transporter ATP-binding protein translates to MEQEIKLRVSQIEKSFPGVKALDKIDFTVKKGSVHVLCGENGAGKSTLMKIINGIHQPDGGQIFIDGQPVKIGNPIQARSLGISMIFQELNVVPEMTVEENLFLGNLPGKRFGNVDWKEVRRRTTELLKAENLPYSPTTLLKDLTVSDIQMLEIMKAISYKSDIIIMDEPTSAITHEEVEKLFIKIRELKARGVCIIYISHKLDEIFQIADEITVFRDGTVVESHPKDELDIETVISLMVGRKLTNTYPKEAVEIGDTLLKVEKLCGAGGYKDVSFYVRKGEMVGFAGLVGAGRTEVMRSLFGLDPILSGQVYMKGQKINIRSVEQSIRNGMVMLSEDRRRYGIIPMRPVRENTTLSSLQKVFFRFRYQRKNEHALVSEMFSKMRVKTPSMETVIASLSGGNQQKVVLAKWMLLNPDVLILDEPTRGIDVGAKYEIYKLMTELVKEGKVVIMVSSELPELIGMCDRIYVMAKGTITGELSRQEFTQEQIMKYATGTTTS, encoded by the coding sequence ATGGAACAAGAGATTAAGCTTAGGGTGTCGCAGATTGAAAAGTCCTTTCCGGGGGTCAAGGCATTAGACAAGATCGATTTTACGGTGAAAAAAGGATCGGTGCATGTGCTCTGCGGCGAGAACGGCGCGGGCAAATCCACCCTGATGAAAATCATCAACGGCATTCACCAGCCGGACGGCGGGCAGATCTTCATAGACGGGCAGCCCGTCAAGATTGGCAATCCCATTCAGGCGCGCAGCCTGGGTATCTCGATGATTTTTCAGGAATTGAATGTTGTGCCTGAAATGACGGTCGAGGAGAATCTGTTTCTGGGAAATCTTCCAGGCAAAAGGTTCGGTAACGTGGACTGGAAGGAGGTCAGACGGCGGACCACGGAGCTGCTGAAGGCGGAGAATTTGCCGTATTCACCCACGACGTTACTCAAGGACCTGACCGTATCGGACATTCAGATGCTGGAGATTATGAAAGCGATCTCGTATAAGTCTGACATCATTATTATGGATGAGCCGACCTCCGCGATTACCCACGAGGAAGTAGAGAAGCTGTTCATCAAGATCAGGGAGCTTAAGGCCCGCGGCGTCTGCATCATTTACATCTCTCACAAGCTGGACGAAATCTTTCAGATTGCTGATGAAATCACGGTATTTCGCGACGGAACCGTTGTCGAGAGCCACCCCAAGGATGAGCTGGACATTGAGACGGTCATTTCGCTCATGGTGGGACGCAAGCTTACGAATACATACCCGAAGGAAGCTGTGGAGATCGGTGATACACTGCTGAAGGTCGAGAAGCTGTGCGGTGCCGGAGGATATAAGGATGTCAGCTTCTATGTGCGAAAAGGGGAAATGGTCGGCTTCGCCGGATTGGTCGGAGCAGGCAGGACCGAGGTTATGCGCTCACTGTTCGGGCTTGATCCAATTCTTTCCGGACAGGTGTACATGAAGGGTCAAAAGATTAATATCCGCAGTGTTGAGCAGAGCATCAGAAACGGCATGGTCATGTTATCCGAGGACAGGCGGCGGTACGGGATCATTCCGATGCGGCCGGTCAGAGAGAATACCACATTATCTTCGCTGCAAAAGGTGTTCTTCCGCTTCCGCTATCAACGAAAGAACGAGCATGCGCTAGTGTCAGAAATGTTCAGCAAAATGCGGGTGAAGACACCGTCCATGGAGACTGTCATTGCATCGCTCAGCGGGGGCAACCAGCAGAAGGTGGTGCTCGCCAAATGGATGCTGCTCAATCCCGACGTACTGATTCTGGATGAACCCACACGCGGCATCGACGTAGGAGCCAAATACGAAATTTACAAGCTGATGACTGAGCTGGTGAAGGAAGGCAAAGTGGTTATCATGGTTTCCTCCGAGCTGCCTGAGTTAATCGGCATGTGCGACCGGATCTACGTAATGGCCAAAGGGACGATAACCGGGGAGCTCAGCAGACAGG